The Bacteroidota bacterium genome window below encodes:
- a CDS encoding RidA family protein: MDRKLFSSGSIWEEKFGYSRAVKAGNMIFVAGTTATDENSNVMFPGDAYKQTMQIIKKIEKVLEQAGSSLKDVVRLTMYVTDISQGMEVGKATGEYFKDIRPANTMVEVSGFVHPDMLVEISADAVISN; the protein is encoded by the coding sequence ATGGATAGAAAACTATTTTCCTCGGGTTCAATCTGGGAAGAGAAATTCGGATACTCACGTGCAGTAAAAGCAGGCAATATGATTTTTGTTGCAGGAACAACTGCTACGGATGAAAACAGTAATGTAATGTTTCCCGGAGACGCATATAAGCAGACAATGCAAATAATAAAAAAAATAGAAAAAGTACTTGAGCAGGCGGGTTCTTCATTGAAAGATGTGGTGAGGCTGACAATGTATGTCACCGATATATCTCAGGGAATGGAAGTCGGCAAAGCAACGGGCGAATATTTTAAAGATATAAGACCTGCAAACACAATGGTTGAAGTCAGCGGATTTGTACATCCCGATATGCTTGTTGAAATATCAGCTGACGCGGTTATTTCTAATTAA
- a CDS encoding FAD-dependent oxidoreductase — MAYKLKLERKEEILKDTYGLYFDKNDSGIKFLAGQFFTVTIPDLNATDGKGNERHFSIANAPGEKQIEIIIRKSGSDFSNAILNLPIGAQLLFDEPRGEIHSKKIYESNFIPVFIAGGTGITPVRSILRDFNEREIDKELILFYANRSVETSVFLSEFENLDKEKNNFTFIPILEEGSETIKTERGYFSEEIFKKYVKEIYRHVFFVTGPPMMLSEAIKVLVNSGVPEDKIFIENI, encoded by the coding sequence ATGGCATATAAGTTAAAGCTCGAAAGAAAAGAAGAAATACTCAAAGATACGTACGGATTATATTTTGATAAAAATGATTCAGGTATAAAGTTTCTGGCAGGACAGTTTTTTACTGTTACAATTCCTGATTTGAATGCTACTGACGGCAAAGGAAATGAAAGGCATTTTTCAATTGCCAATGCTCCGGGTGAAAAGCAAATTGAAATCATTATAAGAAAATCAGGCTCTGATTTTTCAAATGCGATCTTAAATCTTCCCATTGGTGCTCAGCTATTATTTGATGAGCCGCGGGGAGAAATTCACAGTAAAAAAATTTATGAAAGCAATTTTATCCCTGTATTTATTGCAGGGGGCACGGGTATAACTCCCGTAAGAAGCATACTGCGTGATTTTAATGAAAGGGAAATAGATAAAGAGCTTATTCTTTTCTATGCAAACCGCTCGGTAGAGACTTCGGTATTTTTAAGTGAATTTGAAAATCTTGATAAAGAGAAAAACAATTTCACTTTCATTCCGATCTTAGAAGAAGGTAGTGAAACTATAAAAACTGAAAGAGGATATTTTTCAGAGGAGATTTTCAAAAAATATGTGAAGGAAATTTATAGGCACGTTTTTTTTGTTACAGGTCCGCCCATGATGCTGAGTGAAGCAATAAAGGTGCTGGTAAATTCCGGTGTGCCTGAGGATAAAATTTTCATAGAGAATATATGA
- a CDS encoding GNAT family N-acetyltransferase has product MVEYRKILPSDNKELAEIITSIMKEFKEDPKGTIVEDPTLHTMYENYTKGNGVYFVAIENGNILGGSGINQLDGTKENVCELQRMFLTPEARGKGIGQKLMDMCIQSAKDLGYEKIYLETLDNMSEARKLYLKSGFKFIDRPLGNTGHCGCNTWMERTL; this is encoded by the coding sequence ATGGTTGAATACAGAAAAATATTACCATCCGATAATAAAGAACTTGCAGAAATAATAACTTCTATTATGAAGGAATTTAAAGAAGATCCCAAAGGTACAATTGTTGAAGACCCCACTTTACATACAATGTACGAAAATTATACAAAGGGTAATGGAGTATATTTTGTTGCGATTGAAAATGGAAATATACTCGGAGGCTCGGGTATAAATCAGCTCGACGGCACAAAAGAAAATGTGTGTGAACTGCAAAGAATGTTTTTGACACCTGAAGCCAGAGGTAAGGGAATTGGACAAAAATTAATGGATATGTGCATTCAGTCTGCAAAAGACTTGGGATATGAAAAAATCTATCTAGAAACACTTGATAATATGAGTGAAGCAAGGAAGCTGTACTTAAAATCAGGATTTAAATTTATTGATAGACCGCTTGGCAATACCGGGCACTGCGGATGTAATACATGGATGGAGAGAACATTATGA
- a CDS encoding lactoylglutathione lyase, translated as MVEFILYVANQEKSKEFYKTLLNKEPSLDVPGMTEFLLEENCKLGLMPNDGIVKILDKKIRHPSEGVGIPRCELYLSFENSVEVFQRAIIAGAKEISPIENRNWGDTVGYLSDADGHIIAIVQK; from the coding sequence ATGGTTGAGTTTATATTATACGTTGCAAATCAGGAAAAGAGTAAAGAGTTTTATAAAACGTTATTGAATAAAGAACCATCACTTGATGTCCCGGGAATGACGGAATTTTTACTCGAGGAAAACTGCAAGCTGGGATTAATGCCAAATGATGGAATTGTAAAAATACTTGATAAGAAAATCAGGCATCCATCCGAAGGGGTTGGAATTCCCAGATGCGAGTTGTATCTATCTTTTGAAAATTCCGTAGAAGTTTTTCAAAGAGCTATTATTGCCGGTGCAAAAGAAATTTCTCCTATAGAAAACCGTAACTGGGGAGATACCGTCGGTTACTTATCCGATGCAGACGGACATATAATAGCAATAGTTCAGAAATAA
- a CDS encoding GNAT family N-acetyltransferase has protein sequence MSLYDDAGWGAYTHDSVNLAQAVKNSYYVLTAWDGDHLIGMMRVVGDGVTISYIQDILVKKKYKRRKIGTKLLTKTIEHFKSVRQTVLLTDNKEETVGFYKAMGFEDCKDMGLISFARINRS, from the coding sequence ATGTCGTTGTATGATGATGCGGGTTGGGGGGCTTACACGCATGATTCTGTAAACTTAGCGCAGGCTGTAAAAAACTCTTACTACGTTTTGACTGCGTGGGACGGTGACCATCTTATAGGCATGATGAGAGTTGTCGGAGACGGCGTTACTATTTCTTATATACAGGATATACTTGTGAAGAAAAAATATAAGAGAAGAAAAATCGGCACGAAGCTTTTAACTAAAACAATTGAGCACTTTAAGAGTGTACGCCAGACTGTTTTGCTTACGGATAATAAAGAAGAGACCGTTGGTTTTTATAAAGCAATGGGGTTTGAAGACTGCAAAGATATGGGATTAATTTCTTTTGCAAGAATTAACCGTTCATAA
- a CDS encoding YjbQ family protein translates to MHFFQKEITLKEYKRGFHLITMKILSCIPEIRDIKIGMCNVFIQHTSAGLTINENADPTVRKDFESHFNKMVPEDMPYYQHDYEGSDDTPAHLKSALLGCSLNIPVTHGELNLGTWQGIYLCEHRNHGGRRKIVITLWGE, encoded by the coding sequence ATGCACTTCTTCCAAAAAGAAATCACCCTAAAAGAGTACAAACGCGGCTTTCATTTAATCACAATGAAAATACTTTCCTGTATCCCTGAAATCCGGGATATAAAAATTGGAATGTGTAATGTTTTCATTCAGCACACATCAGCGGGACTTACAATAAATGAAAACGCCGACCCGACTGTACGCAAGGATTTTGAATCTCACTTTAATAAAATGGTGCCTGAAGATATGCCTTATTATCAGCACGATTATGAAGGCAGCGATGATACGCCGGCGCATCTGAAGTCAGCCTTGCTCGGCTGCTCACTTAATATCCCTGTAACACATGGTGAACTAAACCTTGGCACCTGGCAGGGAATTTATTTATGCGAGCATAGAAATCACGGAGGAAGAAGAAAAATTGTAATCACTTTATGGGGTGAGTAA
- a CDS encoding NTP transferase domain-containing protein, protein MQAIVMAGGFGTRLRPLTNNIPKPIVPIANRPILEHLMDLLKMHKIDDVTVLLYYQAEHIKNLLGDGSKYGMNIRYVKPEQDFGTAGAVKLAEEFITDDFLVISGDVLTDFNLSDIHNFHVERNSTATLSLFSAENPLQFGIVLTDGEGKIVRFLEKPSSSEVFSDTINTGIYYFKKEIFDYIPAGENFDFSKDLFPYLLQNNIPLYGFKSTGYWRDVGNLEEYIYANLEALRGDLAYIKVKDVKGNCIDETANISPTAFIENSIIGKNVTVEAGANIKNSIIWDNVSVKSKARILFDVIGKNCKIGENARVNDFVFMGDNCEVGKNAFISSSIKIWDKKKIDNNAKVTRSLIYEDTFFNELFTDSRISGLSNLQVNPEFASKLGSVYGAFIGENKKVVLARDIDDISNMIKRSISSGVMSTGLTVKDLQMSSIPLLRQELKGGAGAGGIFVRKSPFDKATTDIIFFDKDGKDLSSSKTKGIEKLYFSEEYQRADFFMVGSIKYPERTIEKYKEHFLRNLDVEAIRKRRFKIVLDYSHGITAELFPDILGEFNIETVSLSAHLDKDKITRTQEEFDVAFKQFSYVVRSLNYNFGFMIDSGGEKIWIMNNEGDRIDGDRFLVLVTKMFLMVNPETKKIAVPIQATREIDLVAEEFGTEVVRVKDSHYAMMTACDDKEVKFVGGTKGGFIFPEFLYATDGMFAIAKILELFAKTKSNVHDILDETKKLFMMKENIDCTKEDKGKVIRKFMEDNTQYDQILIDGVLLTLSKTDTILCIPDKSRDIIHLNIETDSQGKTESLIKEFKKKIKSYLSE, encoded by the coding sequence ATGCAAGCTATTGTGATGGCGGGAGGGTTTGGCACACGCTTAAGACCTCTCACAAATAACATTCCGAAACCGATTGTACCGATTGCTAACAGACCGATACTTGAACATCTTATGGACTTATTGAAGATGCATAAGATCGACGATGTTACCGTGCTGCTTTACTATCAGGCTGAGCATATAAAGAATTTACTCGGCGACGGTTCAAAGTACGGAATGAATATCCGTTACGTAAAGCCTGAGCAGGATTTCGGGACAGCCGGCGCAGTAAAACTTGCAGAAGAATTTATTACAGATGATTTTCTTGTTATAAGCGGAGACGTACTTACTGATTTTAATTTATCCGATATACATAATTTCCACGTTGAAAGAAATTCTACAGCAACACTTTCTTTATTCAGCGCAGAGAACCCATTGCAGTTCGGAATTGTTCTGACAGACGGAGAAGGAAAGATTGTAAGATTTTTAGAGAAGCCTTCTTCATCTGAAGTTTTCTCGGATACTATCAATACCGGAATTTATTATTTCAAAAAAGAAATTTTCGATTACATACCTGCAGGAGAGAACTTTGATTTTTCAAAAGACCTCTTCCCGTACCTTTTACAAAACAATATTCCTTTATACGGATTTAAAAGCACAGGCTACTGGCGTGATGTCGGTAACCTTGAAGAATATATTTACGCAAACTTAGAAGCGCTACGCGGAGACCTTGCTTATATAAAAGTAAAAGATGTAAAGGGTAACTGTATCGATGAGACAGCAAATATTTCCCCGACTGCTTTTATAGAGAACAGTATCATTGGTAAAAATGTAACAGTAGAAGCAGGCGCAAACATTAAGAATTCTATAATCTGGGATAACGTAAGCGTAAAATCCAAAGCAAGAATTCTGTTCGATGTTATTGGTAAGAATTGTAAGATTGGCGAAAATGCAAGAGTGAACGATTTTGTTTTTATGGGAGATAATTGTGAAGTCGGTAAGAACGCCTTCATTAGCTCAAGCATAAAAATATGGGATAAGAAAAAAATTGATAACAATGCAAAGGTTACTCGAAGCTTAATATACGAAGATACATTCTTTAATGAGCTGTTTACGGATTCAAGAATTTCGGGACTCTCGAACTTGCAGGTAAATCCTGAGTTCGCCTCGAAGCTTGGTTCTGTTTACGGCGCTTTCATAGGAGAAAATAAAAAAGTTGTGCTTGCGCGTGATATAGATGATATATCGAATATGATCAAGCGTTCAATTTCATCCGGAGTTATGTCCACAGGATTGACTGTGAAAGATTTGCAGATGTCTTCTATTCCGTTACTAAGACAGGAATTAAAGGGCGGCGCAGGTGCAGGAGGTATTTTCGTAAGAAAGTCACCGTTCGATAAAGCAACGACCGACATCATCTTCTTCGATAAAGACGGTAAGGATTTATCTTCAAGCAAAACAAAAGGAATAGAAAAATTATATTTCAGTGAAGAGTATCAGCGCGCTGATTTCTTCATGGTAGGCTCTATTAAATATCCTGAAAGAACGATTGAAAAATATAAAGAGCACTTCTTACGCAATCTTGATGTTGAAGCTATTAGAAAGAGAAGATTTAAAATTGTACTTGATTACAGTCACGGTATAACCGCAGAGTTATTCCCCGATATACTTGGGGAGTTTAACATTGAAACGGTTTCGCTCTCTGCTCATTTGGATAAGGATAAAATTACTAGAACTCAGGAAGAGTTTGATGTTGCATTCAAGCAGTTCTCGTATGTAGTGCGCTCACTGAATTACAACTTCGGATTCATGATTGATTCCGGAGGCGAAAAGATATGGATAATGAACAACGAAGGCGATAGAATTGACGGCGACAGGTTCTTAGTATTGGTAACGAAGATGTTCTTAATGGTAAATCCGGAAACGAAAAAAATCGCAGTGCCAATACAGGCAACCAGAGAAATAGATTTAGTTGCAGAAGAGTTCGGAACTGAAGTTGTAAGAGTAAAAGACAGCCACTATGCAATGATGACTGCATGCGATGACAAAGAAGTTAAGTTTGTCGGCGGAACAAAGGGAGGGTTTATTTTCCCTGAGTTCTTATACGCTACAGACGGTATGTTTGCCATAGCGAAAATCCTTGAGCTTTTTGCTAAGACAAAATCAAACGTTCACGATATACTTGATGAGACGAAGAAATTATTTATGATGAAAGAAAACATTGATTGTACAAAAGAAGATAAAGGTAAGGTGATAAGGAAGTTCATGGAAGATAATACTCAGTATGACCAGATTTTAATTGACGGTGTGCTGCTGACATTAAGTAAGACCGATACAATTTTATGTATTCCTGATAAAAGCAGAGATATAATCCATTTGAATATTGAAACAGATTCACAGGGCAAGACTGAAAGCTTAATAAAAGAATTCAAGAAAAAAATAAAAAGTTATTTATCCGAATAA
- a CDS encoding GNAT family N-acetyltransferase, whose protein sequence is MREIKIRRAVPEDLKELRQLYIDTVTNINSKDYSADQIQAWIKPWYEPDTATRDGRTFADKIIEQYFIVAVIDNVIAGFASLEDDGYLDFMYVHKDFQRAGVAKTLLTELERYAKEKNIEELNAIVSHTAKGFFEKHGWIKIREEEVEVRRAVFIDNIMIKKLS, encoded by the coding sequence ATGAGAGAGATAAAAATAAGGAGAGCAGTTCCTGAGGACTTGAAAGAGCTCCGGCAATTATATATTGACACAGTAACGAATATAAACTCCAAAGATTATTCTGCGGATCAGATTCAAGCATGGATAAAACCATGGTATGAACCTGATACAGCAACTCGTGATGGTCGAACTTTTGCCGATAAAATTATTGAGCAGTATTTTATAGTCGCAGTAATTGATAATGTTATTGCAGGATTTGCATCGCTTGAAGATGACGGCTATCTGGATTTTATGTATGTGCATAAAGATTTTCAGAGAGCAGGAGTTGCCAAAACTTTGCTGACTGAACTTGAAAGATATGCCAAAGAAAAAAATATTGAAGAGCTTAACGCAATCGTGAGCCATACTGCAAAAGGATTTTTCGAAAAGCACGGCTGGATAAAAATAAGAGAGGAAGAGGTGGAAGTGAGAAGAGCAGTATTTATAGATAATATTATGATAAAGAAATTATCATAG
- a CDS encoding SDR family oxidoreductase, whose protein sequence is MKTTLITGASSGIGLEFARIFAKNGSDLVLLARSEDKLKKLARELEKDYGIKVKVLTKDLADKNAPKEIFSELLKEGMEVEFLINNAGFGGYGNYYETDWKKEEEMIQVNVLALAELTKLFVRPMVKRNSGRILNVASTAAFQPGPLMSVYYATKAFVLSLSEAMAYELKDTNVSVTCLCPGPTKSNFQKAANITESKLAKGVNATSYEVALCGYNAMMKGKYVAIEGFMNKLLAFATRLMPRKLVLATVYKIQKNR, encoded by the coding sequence ATGAAAACAACATTAATAACAGGCGCATCATCAGGAATAGGACTTGAGTTTGCAAGAATTTTCGCAAAAAATGGCTCAGATTTAGTGCTTCTTGCCCGTTCGGAAGATAAGCTAAAAAAATTAGCCCGGGAGCTTGAAAAAGATTATGGAATCAAGGTTAAAGTTTTGACAAAAGATTTAGCGGATAAAAATGCTCCTAAAGAAATCTTTTCTGAGCTCCTAAAAGAAGGGATGGAAGTTGAATTTTTAATCAATAATGCAGGTTTTGGCGGCTACGGAAATTATTACGAGACCGACTGGAAAAAAGAAGAGGAAATGATTCAGGTGAATGTTCTTGCTCTGGCCGAGCTTACTAAATTATTTGTTCGACCAATGGTTAAACGAAACAGCGGGAGGATTCTGAACGTTGCTTCAACTGCGGCTTTCCAGCCGGGTCCGCTTATGAGTGTTTACTATGCCACCAAGGCATTCGTGCTATCGCTCTCCGAAGCAATGGCTTATGAGCTCAAAGATACAAATGTATCGGTTACTTGTTTATGCCCGGGTCCGACTAAATCAAATTTTCAGAAAGCCGCTAACATTACAGAATCCAAACTAGCTAAAGGTGTGAATGCTACTTCCTACGAAGTTGCTTTATGCGGATACAATGCAATGATGAAAGGAAAATATGTAGCTATCGAAGGATTTATGAATAAACTTCTTGCCTTTGCAACCCGCTTAATGCCAAGGAAATTGGTTCTTGCAACGGTGTATAAAATTCAAAAGAACAGGTAA
- a CDS encoding DUF2238 domain-containing protein, with translation MPTPSKKFYAPLIILFFIGLIWSAINPKEYFTWFLEVFPAIIGFIILALTYKRFTFTKLVYVFILIHCWILFIGGHYTYAEVPLFNWIRDVFHQSRNNYDKVGHFTQGFVPALIIREIFLRKEIIKKGWRAFTVVCICLAISAFYELIEWWTSLLSGSAGDAFLGTQGDVFDTQSDMFFALIGASTALLLFSKIQDKQIKSLS, from the coding sequence ATGCCAACTCCAAGCAAAAAATTTTATGCTCCGCTTATAATTTTATTTTTCATCGGACTTATCTGGTCTGCCATAAATCCCAAAGAGTATTTTACCTGGTTCCTTGAAGTCTTTCCTGCAATAATCGGATTTATCATTCTCGCTCTTACTTATAAACGATTTACGTTTACAAAACTTGTTTATGTTTTTATTTTAATTCACTGCTGGATATTATTTATAGGCGGACATTATACTTATGCCGAAGTGCCTTTATTCAATTGGATACGAGATGTATTCCATCAGTCAAGAAATAATTACGATAAAGTTGGCCATTTCACACAGGGATTTGTCCCTGCATTAATCATCCGAGAGATATTCCTACGCAAAGAGATTATTAAAAAAGGCTGGAGAGCTTTTACAGTCGTTTGCATCTGCCTTGCCATCAGCGCATTCTATGAATTGATTGAGTGGTGGACCTCTCTCTTATCGGGCAGCGCAGGTGATGCATTCCTGGGCACGCAGGGAGATGTTTTCGATACACAAAGCGATATGTTCTTTGCTCTTATAGGAGCATCAACGGCATTGCTGTTATTCAGTAAGATTCAGGATAAGCAGATTAAAAGTTTAAGTTAA
- a CDS encoding LemA family protein, whose protein sequence is MTKKFHYIIFIFIIGIFSANFYGCGYNSLVQQEEKVNGAWSQVENQYQRRADLIPNLVNTVKGYADFEKDVLTEVTDARSKVGSVQLKAEDLNDPEKFQQFQAAQDKLSSALSRLLVVSENYPNLKANENFLQLQSQLEGTENRIAVERKKFNDAVQEYNTSIRTFPTVISAKIFGFKDKAYFKSVAGSEKAPDVKFDFNKKEGDKK, encoded by the coding sequence ATGACTAAAAAATTCCATTATATAATTTTCATTTTTATTATAGGCATCTTCTCTGCTAATTTTTACGGATGCGGATATAACTCACTTGTGCAGCAGGAAGAAAAAGTAAACGGCGCATGGTCGCAGGTTGAGAACCAGTATCAGCGCAGAGCTGACCTTATTCCTAATTTAGTAAATACTGTAAAAGGTTATGCAGATTTTGAAAAAGATGTGTTAACAGAAGTTACAGATGCAAGAAGCAAAGTCGGTTCAGTCCAGCTTAAAGCGGAAGATTTAAACGACCCTGAAAAATTCCAGCAGTTCCAGGCAGCTCAGGATAAATTATCATCCGCGCTTTCAAGATTACTTGTAGTATCTGAAAATTATCCTAACCTAAAAGCGAACGAAAACTTTTTACAGCTTCAGTCACAGCTTGAAGGAACGGAAAACAGAATAGCAGTCGAAAGAAAAAAATTCAACGATGCAGTGCAGGAATATAATACATCAATAAGAACTTTCCCGACTGTTATTTCAGCAAAGATATTCGGATTCAAAGATAAAGCATACTTCAAATCAGTAGCAGGCAGCGAAAAAGCTCCGGACGTGAAGTTTGACTTTAACAAAAAAGAAGGCGACAAAAAATAA
- a CDS encoding class I SAM-dependent methyltransferase: MKDWHKKFFKFWQKVQFGVYTPEQDKEQTDFICKVMKLKKEMFVLDVPCGFGRIANLLAQKGMNVTGIEFNKYVLESGIKKAEQDKLKINYVEGDMRNFSYRNKFDAVICWFGSFGYFSDDDNEKFVKAAAKSLKKGGKFLVETHTLETIIKIFEPKSDMRYGNVPMKEERVLDLETSRINVKWTLGKESQHSSIRLYSYKELTTMLAKNGFGKFKGYGSIKGEKFELGSRRLILVCEKL, translated from the coding sequence ATGAAAGACTGGCATAAAAAATTTTTCAAGTTCTGGCAGAAGGTTCAGTTCGGCGTTTACACTCCGGAGCAGGATAAGGAGCAGACTGACTTCATCTGTAAAGTAATGAAGCTTAAAAAAGAAATGTTTGTACTTGATGTTCCCTGCGGATTCGGACGCATAGCTAATCTACTCGCTCAAAAGGGAATGAATGTAACAGGGATAGAGTTCAATAAATATGTTCTTGAATCCGGAATTAAGAAAGCAGAACAGGATAAGCTTAAAATTAATTATGTTGAAGGAGATATGAGGAATTTCTCCTATAGAAATAAATTTGATGCAGTCATCTGCTGGTTCGGAAGCTTCGGATATTTCTCCGATGATGATAATGAAAAATTTGTGAAAGCAGCGGCGAAGAGTTTAAAAAAAGGAGGCAAGTTTTTAGTAGAGACACATACACTTGAGACGATAATTAAAATCTTTGAACCGAAATCTGATATGCGATATGGAAATGTTCCTATGAAGGAAGAGCGCGTGCTGGATCTGGAGACGAGCAGAATAAATGTGAAGTGGACGCTCGGGAAGGAATCGCAGCACAGCAGCATAAGATTGTATTCTTACAAAGAGCTTACCACTATGCTTGCCAAAAACGGTTTCGGCAAATTTAAAGGATACGGTTCGATAAAAGGCGAGAAGTTTGAGCTCGGCTCAAGGCGATTGATTTTAGTTTGCGAAAAATTGTGA
- a CDS encoding PTS sugar transporter subunit IIA: MKISEILAENIISVDLEVADKNDAINKIIDLANNSGKIVDLEKVRSAVLEREKLVSTGVGKGFAIPHGKTDAITDITAAFAVLKNPIDFESIDLEPVRFIFLLVGKENLLNAHIKLLSRISRLMNKDDFRRRLAEAKTSKEALDIFKEEEQNFLDI; this comes from the coding sequence ATGAAAATCAGTGAAATTTTAGCGGAAAACATTATATCAGTTGATTTAGAGGTTGCAGATAAGAATGATGCAATAAACAAAATAATTGATCTTGCAAATAATTCAGGAAAGATAGTTGATCTTGAAAAAGTAAGAAGCGCAGTTCTTGAAAGAGAAAAACTGGTTTCTACGGGAGTTGGGAAAGGTTTTGCAATTCCTCACGGTAAAACTGATGCAATAACGGATATCACTGCAGCTTTTGCAGTATTAAAAAATCCAATAGATTTTGAATCAATAGATTTAGAACCGGTGAGGTTTATTTTTCTTTTAGTAGGAAAAGAAAATTTATTGAATGCGCATATAAAACTGCTTAGCAGGATTTCAAGATTAATGAATAAAGATGATTTCAGAAGAAGACTTGCAGAAGCAAAAACAAGCAAGGAAGCTCTGGATATTTTCAAAGAAGAAGAACAAAATTTTCTGGATATATAA